The following proteins are encoded in a genomic region of Methylococcales bacterium:
- the glyS gene encoding glycine--tRNA ligase subunit beta gives MTEQQDLLFELGCEELPPKNLLTLSNALLANIQSGLDEVGLTYQEGKAYATPRRLAVLIKGLKSTQADKVVEKRGPAVKAAFAEDGSPSRAALGFAKSCGAEFEALERMKTDKGEWLIFKQAIKGKTSTELVPDIIHKSIHDLPIAKKMRWGNSDTEFVRPVKWVVLLYGEKTVDATILELKAGNQTQGHRFHAPAPFTIKTPSTYLESLRTQGNVIADFHERKALIKNAAHEAAKKVGGLAHIEEDLLNEITALNEQPVPVIGNFDERFLALPKEVLITTMQSNQKYFPIVNESGDLLAHFITFSNIKSTRPESIQKGNERVILPRLADAEFFWNQDRKKSLSDRVDSLNSIIFQQKLGTIADKTKRLQALADVIATELNADKTLANRAALLAKTDLMTDMVGEFASLQGVVGRYYALADNEPVEVAQALEEQYFPKQSGTATPQTITGQILSLADKLDTLTGIFSAGLIPTGDKDPYALRRASLGILRIIIENKLSLNIVELIKTALKQYSHEFDRLKTQQLVTDFVFERLKGYCLEQGFKIDEFDAVMRIKPTHPLDFINRLQAVKRFRTLPEAASLAAANKRIGNILKKSKTKPASEVGELVETQELALLTVAKQSAIDIKPLLETHNYEAALSRLAQLKEPVDNFFDNVMVNCDDVSLRANRLALLNLLAQQFLQIADISKLQA, from the coding sequence GTGACCGAACAACAAGATTTACTTTTTGAACTAGGCTGTGAAGAATTACCGCCTAAAAATTTATTAACCCTCAGTAATGCCTTATTAGCCAATATACAAAGCGGATTAGATGAGGTGGGGTTAACGTATCAAGAGGGCAAAGCCTATGCAACCCCTAGACGTTTAGCCGTCTTAATTAAAGGCTTAAAATCAACACAAGCGGATAAAGTGGTTGAAAAAAGAGGTCCTGCGGTCAAAGCCGCTTTTGCCGAAGATGGCTCACCGAGTCGTGCGGCATTAGGCTTTGCAAAAAGTTGTGGGGCTGAATTTGAGGCTTTAGAACGGATGAAAACCGACAAAGGCGAATGGTTGATTTTTAAACAAGCCATCAAAGGCAAAACCTCAACGGAATTAGTGCCTGATATTATCCATAAAAGTATTCATGATTTACCCATTGCTAAAAAAATGCGTTGGGGAAATTCTGATACCGAATTTGTACGCCCCGTTAAATGGGTGGTTTTGCTTTACGGTGAAAAGACGGTAGACGCGACTATTTTAGAATTAAAAGCAGGTAATCAAACCCAAGGCCATCGTTTTCATGCCCCCGCCCCTTTTACGATTAAAACACCCTCAACCTATTTAGAAAGTTTGCGTACACAAGGAAACGTCATCGCTGATTTTCACGAACGTAAAGCCCTGATTAAAAACGCAGCTCATGAGGCGGCTAAAAAGGTAGGCGGTCTGGCCCATATTGAAGAGGATTTGCTCAATGAAATCACCGCCCTCAATGAACAGCCTGTTCCTGTTATCGGTAACTTTGATGAACGTTTTTTAGCCTTGCCTAAAGAAGTGCTTATCACCACCATGCAAAGCAATCAAAAATATTTTCCTATTGTTAATGAATCAGGGGATTTATTAGCGCATTTCATTACCTTTAGCAATATTAAAAGCACACGTCCTGAGTCCATTCAAAAAGGCAATGAGCGAGTTATTTTACCCCGTTTAGCCGATGCTGAATTTTTTTGGAATCAAGATCGAAAAAAATCCTTAAGTGATCGGGTTGACTCACTAAATTCAATTATTTTTCAACAAAAATTAGGCACAATCGCCGATAAAACTAAACGCTTACAAGCTTTGGCAGACGTGATTGCTACCGAGCTTAATGCAGATAAAACACTGGCAAATCGAGCGGCCTTATTGGCTAAAACCGATTTAATGACCGATATGGTCGGGGAGTTTGCCTCATTGCAAGGGGTTGTCGGACGTTATTATGCCTTAGCCGATAACGAACCTGTTGAAGTTGCACAGGCTTTAGAAGAGCAATATTTTCCAAAACAATCAGGAACAGCGACCCCGCAAACCATTACAGGGCAGATTTTATCGTTAGCCGATAAACTCGATACCTTAACGGGTATTTTTAGTGCAGGGTTAATTCCAACAGGGGATAAAGATCCTTATGCTCTTCGCCGTGCAAGCTTAGGAATTTTACGAATTATCATCGAAAATAAATTATCCTTGAATATTGTTGAACTCATTAAAACCGCATTAAAACAGTATTCTCATGAGTTTGATCGACTCAAAACACAACAGTTAGTCACTGATTTTGTCTTTGAACGTTTAAAAGGCTATTGTTTAGAACAAGGATTTAAAATTGATGAATTTGATGCGGTGATGCGTATTAAACCCACGCACCCGTTAGATTTTATTAATCGTTTACAGGCGGTGAAACGCTTTAGAACCTTACCCGAAGCGGCTAGTCTTGCTGCGGCGAATAAACGTATTGGCAATATTTTAAAAAAATCGAAAACAAAACCTGCATCAGAAGTCGGTGAACTGGTAGAAACACAAGAGTTAGCATTATTAACCGTGGCAAAGCAATCTGCCATAGATATTAAGCCTCTATTAGAGACTCATAATTATGAGGCGGCTTTATCTCGATTAGCGCAACTCAAAGAGCCTGTCGATAATTTCTTTGATAATGTCATGGTGAATTGTGACGATGTAAGTCTACGTGCGAATCGTTTAGCCTTATTAAATTTATTAGCGCAACAATTTTTACAAATTGCCGATATTTCTAAACTACAAGCTTAA
- the dacB gene encoding D-alanyl-D-alanine carboxypeptidase/D-alanyl-D-alanine-endopeptidase — MSAYIHAVSNPAPLLTFNADISRNPASVMKLITTYAALGVLGANYHWPIELYKTGVVSKGILQGDLYLKGYGYPNFKPNDLRLLLRGLRTQGITKITGNLVLDNTYFSPNTKSPGDFDGKTYAKYNALPDALLYNEGISDIFLTPKSKSISIMSLYPDDNVTFVNNVKLKNVKCRGRYASPAMRVKLKARKKVIHFNGSLSSRCGQRHYSLAISKAVNMLNGSFRRIWTTEMGGIIEGTKLVVAETPKNANLIYKIKGKAVKDILPLVNKKSNNVMARQLFLSVAAKAGTPATLKQGGQKIRQWYQSRGLDFSKLQIENGSGLSRTGRVSARNIGELLLDAYKSPNRSHLLASLPIMGVDGTLRRRMRGTVAAKSSYMKTGTLRDARGIAGYVKAKDGQFYVVAILHNGKHAKGKVLAIHNKLIEWTATRGMNAEIPKEDTQVAIINQAHEN; from the coding sequence ATGAGTGCATATATTCATGCAGTGTCTAATCCCGCGCCTTTATTGACGTTTAATGCTGATATTTCAAGAAACCCCGCATCAGTAATGAAATTAATTACCACTTATGCGGCTTTAGGTGTTTTAGGGGCAAATTATCATTGGCCCATTGAACTTTATAAGACTGGTGTGGTTTCCAAGGGGATTTTACAGGGTGATTTATATTTAAAAGGTTATGGTTATCCTAATTTTAAGCCTAACGATTTGCGGTTATTATTAAGAGGGCTGCGGACACAGGGAATCACAAAAATAACGGGAAATTTAGTACTTGATAATACCTATTTCTCACCTAATACAAAATCGCCGGGGGATTTTGATGGTAAAACGTATGCGAAGTACAACGCGTTACCTGATGCTCTGCTATATAACGAAGGCATTAGTGATATTTTCCTAACGCCAAAATCAAAATCTATTAGCATCATGTCATTGTATCCTGATGACAATGTGACCTTTGTTAATAATGTAAAACTGAAAAATGTAAAGTGTCGAGGCCGTTATGCGAGTCCTGCGATGCGTGTTAAATTGAAGGCGCGAAAAAAAGTAATCCACTTTAATGGTTCACTCTCAAGCCGTTGTGGGCAGCGTCACTATTCCCTTGCTATTTCTAAAGCCGTTAATATGCTGAACGGAAGTTTTAGACGAATATGGACAACGGAGATGGGCGGTATCATTGAAGGGACGAAGTTAGTGGTTGCTGAAACCCCGAAGAATGCTAATTTGATTTACAAAATTAAAGGTAAGGCGGTGAAAGATATATTGCCTTTGGTGAATAAAAAAAGTAATAATGTGATGGCTAGACAGTTATTTTTGAGCGTGGCGGCAAAAGCAGGAACGCCAGCAACGCTTAAACAAGGCGGTCAAAAAATAAGACAGTGGTATCAAAGTCGAGGATTAGATTTTTCAAAACTACAGATTGAGAATGGTTCAGGTCTCAGTCGAACAGGTCGTGTTTCCGCGCGAAATATCGGTGAGTTATTGTTAGATGCTTATAAAAGTCCTAATCGAAGCCATTTATTAGCTTCGTTACCGATTATGGGCGTAGATGGAACGTTAAGACGGAGAATGCGAGGAACGGTTGCCGCTAAGAGTAGTTATATGAAAACGGGGACATTACGCGATGCCCGTGGAATTGCAGGGTATGTCAAAGCCAAAGATGGTCAATTTTATGTGGTCGCTATTTTACATAATGGTAAACATGCGAAAGGAAAAGTATTAGCGATACATAATAAATTAATTGAGTGGACGGCTACGCGGGGGATGAATGCTGAAATTCCTAAAGAAGACACCCAAGTGGCTATTATCAATCAGGCTCATGAGAATTAA
- the purE gene encoding 5-(carboxyamino)imidazole ribonucleotide mutase, whose translation MAALIGIIMGSTSDWETMKHAAQTLEQLNIPHEVEVVSAHRTPDKLFHYAETARGKGLEVIIAGAGGAAHLPGMVAAKTSVPILGVPIQSKALNGMDSLLSIVQMPAGIPVGTLAIGRTGAINAALLAAAIIGNKHSNYQAALDTYRQNQTETVAANADPRQVIS comes from the coding sequence ATGGCAGCATTAATAGGTATTATTATGGGCTCAACTTCGGATTGGGAGACAATGAAACATGCCGCACAAACGCTAGAACAGCTTAATATCCCTCATGAAGTTGAGGTTGTTTCAGCGCACCGTACCCCTGATAAGTTATTTCACTACGCTGAAACTGCACGGGGAAAAGGCTTGGAAGTGATTATTGCAGGGGCAGGTGGCGCGGCGCATTTACCAGGAATGGTGGCCGCTAAAACAAGCGTCCCCATTTTAGGTGTTCCTATTCAATCAAAGGCACTTAATGGCATGGATTCATTATTATCTATTGTGCAAATGCCTGCTGGAATTCCTGTGGGAACGTTAGCAATTGGTCGCACAGGGGCGATTAACGCGGCTTTACTCGCGGCGGCGATTATTGGTAATAAGCATTCCAACTATCAAGCTGCGCTTGATACTTATCGTCAAAATCAAACAGAAACCGTTGCTGCCAATGCAGATCCGCGTCAGGTGATTTCATGA
- a CDS encoding response regulator: MVKVLAKPVKQSVLFGLCQRIFTQTLDIKTVKEPAVKTADDKPLANIKILVAEDHEINQVVIVNMLEILGASVKCVDNGLQVLNALDKEDYDVILMDCHMPKMDGFQATTAIRARESKDAHIPIIAVTADAMKEDQQKCLKIGMDAYIPKPFKSKDLSTTLLSLLNNENISTINVPSVENTEISTTIINQDFFNTQKKTIGKNFDGIVEKYINSLPNSIGEIKQAVAERDWAQVRHYCHKLRGASGIFGAEPLVENLRLIGEMLKNKQIITHDLIIELERIAEITTTDLLNQLKIK; encoded by the coding sequence GTGGTTAAAGTTTTAGCAAAACCTGTTAAGCAATCGGTATTATTTGGTTTATGTCAACGCATATTCACGCAAACTTTAGATATAAAAACCGTTAAAGAACCTGCTGTGAAAACGGCTGATGATAAACCTTTAGCGAATATTAAAATATTAGTTGCGGAAGATCATGAAATTAATCAAGTCGTGATTGTAAATATGCTTGAAATTTTAGGGGCATCAGTAAAATGTGTTGATAATGGGCTTCAAGTCTTAAACGCATTAGATAAAGAGGACTATGATGTTATTTTAATGGATTGTCACATGCCTAAAATGGATGGTTTTCAAGCCACTACGGCGATTCGTGCGCGTGAGTCTAAAGATGCCCACATACCGATTATTGCTGTGACAGCAGATGCCATGAAAGAGGATCAGCAGAAATGTCTAAAAATAGGAATGGATGCTTATATTCCCAAACCCTTTAAGAGTAAAGATTTATCAACAACCCTATTATCGTTACTTAATAATGAAAATATTTCAACGATAAACGTGCCGTCCGTTGAGAACACAGAAATATCAACGACCATCATTAATCAAGATTTTTTTAATACACAGAAAAAAACAATTGGTAAAAATTTTGATGGCATTGTAGAAAAATATATAAACTCACTTCCTAACTCTATTGGCGAAATAAAACAAGCAGTTGCTGAACGTGACTGGGCGCAAGTCAGACATTATTGTCATAAATTAAGAGGGGCTTCGGGAATATTTGGAGCCGAACCCTTAGTTGAAAATTTAAGATTGATTGGGGAAATGCTTAAAAATAAGCAAATAATTACTCATGATTTAATTATAGAACTGGAACGTATTGCTGAAATAACAACGACGGATTTATTAAACCAATTAAAAATAAAATAA
- a CDS encoding IS110 family transposase encodes MIFIGIDISKLTFDAAYNLNSRTLHKQFSNSTKGFEAFLLWVNKSNEKIYTCLEATGVYSFHLAEYLSQKKINVMVVNPMVTHAFFKMELNRNKTDKADAQLIARYCEYAVSTGDYKKKSYQPKGKDYEAIQRLVTRCDQLEKSKTQENNHLEASVNKQTSRSIKRLQKAINNEIDRVKKHIADIVKKNECLSQQVKLLTSINGIGERTAWSILAYIGDINFFSSSKQIASYAGLTPKIIQSGTSIDKSSLSKLGHKRLRKSLYMPALVAIRYNPMLKLVYERLVNNGKPKKVAIIAVMRKLLILSYGVLKSEKPFDINYQIKS; translated from the coding sequence ATGATTTTTATTGGAATTGATATTTCTAAACTTACCTTTGATGCGGCTTATAATCTTAATTCACGCACTCTTCACAAACAGTTTTCTAATAGCACCAAAGGGTTTGAAGCATTTCTTTTATGGGTGAATAAAAGTAACGAAAAGATTTATACCTGTCTCGAAGCAACAGGTGTTTATAGCTTTCATTTAGCGGAATATTTATCCCAGAAAAAAATAAACGTGATGGTTGTTAATCCAATGGTTACTCATGCTTTTTTTAAGATGGAATTAAATCGTAATAAAACAGATAAAGCAGATGCTCAGCTTATTGCCAGATATTGTGAATATGCTGTTTCAACAGGTGATTACAAAAAGAAATCATACCAACCTAAAGGCAAAGACTATGAAGCAATACAACGCTTAGTCACTCGCTGTGACCAATTAGAAAAGTCTAAAACACAAGAAAATAATCATTTAGAAGCTAGTGTAAATAAACAGACATCGCGTTCTATCAAACGATTACAAAAAGCGATTAATAATGAAATTGATCGGGTTAAAAAACACATTGCGGACATTGTTAAAAAAAACGAATGTCTCAGTCAGCAAGTCAAATTATTAACAAGCATTAACGGTATTGGTGAGCGTACTGCATGGAGTATTTTAGCGTATATTGGTGATATTAATTTCTTTTCAAGTTCAAAACAAATTGCCAGTTATGCGGGATTAACGCCTAAGATCATACAGTCAGGTACAAGCATTGATAAATCATCCTTATCTAAGCTTGGGCATAAACGATTGCGTAAATCGCTTTATATGCCAGCACTTGTCGCTATTCGATACAACCCAATGCTGAAGCTTGTTTATGAGCGTTTAGTTAATAATGGTAAGCCTAAAAAAGTAGCGATAATCGCTGTCATGAGAAAATTATTAATTTTGTCCTATGGTGTCTTAAAGTCAGAAAAACCATTTGATATAAATTACCAAATTAAGAGCTAG